In Prevotella sp. oral taxon 475, one DNA window encodes the following:
- a CDS encoding MarR family winged helix-turn-helix transcriptional regulator, with protein sequence MEIKGLIVRKRCTMDERTVKISLTDKGKQLRENAVKIPPQLAKDVSLTNEEVDTLKKLIYKLINKE encoded by the coding sequence ATGGAAATCAAAGGACTGATAGTTCGTAAACGTTGTACGATGGACGAACGAACCGTAAAAATTAGTCTTACCGACAAAGGAAAGCAGCTGAGAGAGAATGCCGTAAAAATACCGCCTCAACTGGCAAAAGATGTATCCTTAACCAACGAAGAGGTAGATACTTTAAAGAAACTAATTTACAAATTGATAAACAAAGAATAA
- a CDS encoding bacterioferritin produces MKHQKTIEGLQLFTTGLTNGAFAHFVQGKYFESMGFTKLGEKYKEHYTEEMGWVEKFIERINDLGDEVKIEDQKGREIVKDPIEYVKADLKIQEQGVELLYNCMAELKDDPTTYEILKAYLADEEEDLYWSQEQIEMIGRQNWLVKQM; encoded by the coding sequence ATGAAACATCAAAAAACAATTGAAGGATTACAGCTATTTACAACAGGATTGACCAATGGAGCTTTCGCTCACTTTGTGCAAGGTAAATATTTTGAATCGATGGGTTTTACAAAACTCGGCGAGAAATATAAAGAACACTACACTGAAGAAATGGGCTGGGTAGAGAAGTTTATAGAGCGTATCAACGACCTCGGAGACGAAGTGAAAATCGAAGACCAAAAGGGACGAGAAATTGTAAAAGACCCTATCGAATACGTTAAAGCAGATCTCAAAATCCAGGAGCAAGGGGTGGAGCTTTTGTACAACTGCATGGCAGAGCTAAAAGACGATCCCACAACTTACGAAATCCTAAAAGCCTATCTCGCTGACGAAGAGGAAGACCTCTATTGGAGTCAAGAGCAGATAGAGATGATTGGCCGCCAAAATTGGCTGGTTAAACAAATGTAA